Proteins from a single region of Butyrivibrio fibrisolvens:
- the panD gene encoding aspartate 1-decarboxylase, whose protein sequence is MLLTMLKGKIHRATVTQAALDYVGSITIDEALMEKAGICEYEQVQIVDVDNGQRFMTYAICGEAGSGVICLNGAAARCVSVGDKVIIMAYAQMSPEEMKEYHPQVVFVDGDNKIVRTTTYEKHGRLEDMTT, encoded by the coding sequence ATGTTATTAACAATGCTTAAAGGTAAGATCCACCGTGCAACAGTTACACAGGCTGCTCTCGACTACGTTGGTTCTATTACAATAGATGAAGCTCTGATGGAGAAAGCCGGAATCTGTGAATACGAGCAGGTTCAGATCGTGGACGTTGATAATGGGCAGAGATTTATGACATATGCTATATGCGGCGAAGCAGGATCAGGCGTTATATGTCTTAACGGCGCCGCTGCCAGATGCGTCAGCGTTGGAGACAAGGTCATCATAATGGCTTATGCACAGATGAGCCCTGAAGAGATGAAGGAATATCATCCTCAGGTTGTATTTGTTGACGGTGATAATAAGATCGTTCGTACAACTACTTATGAAAAGCATGGCAGATTAGAGGATATGACGACATAG
- a CDS encoding ROK family protein, giving the protein MIYGGIEAGGTKMICVIGDENGRILDRMQIPTKTPEETMPLMTDYFKDKDIKALGIACFGPIDLNRDSKTYGYITSTPKLAWKNYDIVGAFKKELGVPIGFDTDVNGSLLGEITWGCAKDLTDALYLTIGTGVGGGVMAGGKLLHGMLHPELGHIKMAVADGDTYKGKCPYHGTCFEGMAAGPAIEDRWGKKAVELADDDKVWDLESTYIAQALCTYILTLSPQIIILGGGVMHQKQLFPLIRKKVLEQLNGYIVTKELKDIDNYIVPASLNDDQGIMGSIKLAMDADI; this is encoded by the coding sequence ATGATTTATGGCGGAATAGAAGCGGGCGGAACTAAGATGATATGCGTTATAGGCGATGAGAATGGCAGGATCCTTGACAGGATGCAGATTCCTACCAAGACTCCTGAAGAGACCATGCCTTTGATGACCGATTATTTCAAAGATAAGGATATCAAAGCACTCGGTATAGCATGTTTTGGCCCTATTGATCTTAACAGGGATTCTAAGACCTACGGTTATATAACATCTACACCCAAGCTTGCCTGGAAGAACTATGACATAGTCGGTGCTTTCAAAAAAGAGCTGGGTGTACCGATAGGTTTTGATACAGATGTTAACGGATCCCTTCTTGGAGAGATAACCTGGGGATGTGCAAAAGACCTTACAGATGCTTTGTATCTTACTATAGGAACAGGTGTCGGCGGCGGAGTTATGGCAGGTGGCAAGCTCCTGCACGGCATGCTCCATCCTGAACTTGGGCATATCAAAATGGCAGTAGCAGATGGAGATACCTATAAGGGCAAGTGCCCATACCACGGAACCTGTTTTGAAGGAATGGCAGCAGGCCCTGCTATTGAAGACAGATGGGGTAAAAAGGCTGTAGAGCTTGCGGATGACGATAAAGTCTGGGACCTTGAAAGTACATATATAGCTCAGGCTCTGTGCACATATATCTTGACACTTAGCCCTCAGATCATCATCCTTGGCGGAGGAGTAATGCATCAGAAGCAGCTCTTTCCACTTATAAGGAAAAAAGTCCTGGAGCAGCTAAACGGATATATTGTAACCAAAGAACTTAAAGACATAGATAACTATATAGTTCCTGCCAGCCTAAACGATGACCAGGGAATAATGGGATCCATAAAGCTTGCAATGGACGCAGATATCTAA
- the galT gene encoding UDP-glucose--hexose-1-phosphate uridylyltransferase: MIDKNIVDLVAYAYRTGLIEKEDIVYSLNTILMQFGLTELEGSEDDVLKTASDIDQKKIDDGTFLEETMKVLCQYAADNKIIEGSTPAYTDLFDTKLMGLLTPRPSEVIGKFKALYLADPVKATDWYYTFSRDTDYIRKYRIAKDMKWITPTDYGNLDITINLSKPEKDPKAIAAARNAKQSGYPKCQLCRENEGYSGRLDHPARENHRIIPVTINDSNWFFQYSPYVYYNEHCIVFNSQHVPMKIEHATFCKLFDFVKQFPHYFVGSNADLPIVGGSILSHDHFQGGHYDFAMAKAQVERTFTVKDFEDVNSGIVKWPMSVIRLSAPDTDRIIALADKILESWRGYSDEAAFIFAETDGTPHNTITPIARKRGDLYELDLVLRNNITTEEHPLGVYHPHAQLHHIKKENIGLIEVMGLAVLPARLKDEMKSLKDAILSGKDIRGDEVLEKHADWVDEFSKNYDKIDATNIDTVLQDEIGKVFMHVLEDAGVYKRTPEGQEAFDRFVASL; this comes from the coding sequence ATGATAGATAAAAATATTGTAGATCTTGTAGCATATGCATATCGTACAGGTCTTATAGAAAAAGAAGATATCGTTTATTCCTTAAATACAATCCTGATGCAGTTTGGTCTTACAGAGCTTGAAGGATCAGAAGATGACGTTTTAAAGACTGCTTCAGACATAGATCAAAAGAAGATCGATGATGGAACATTTCTTGAAGAGACAATGAAAGTCCTTTGCCAGTACGCAGCAGACAATAAGATAATCGAAGGATCAACACCTGCCTATACAGATCTTTTTGATACAAAGCTTATGGGGCTTCTAACTCCAAGACCAAGTGAGGTTATAGGTAAGTTTAAGGCACTCTATTTAGCGGATCCTGTAAAGGCAACTGACTGGTACTATACTTTTTCAAGAGATACTGATTATATAAGAAAGTATCGTATAGCTAAAGATATGAAATGGATCACTCCTACAGATTATGGTAACCTTGATATAACCATCAACCTGTCAAAACCTGAGAAGGATCCTAAGGCTATTGCTGCTGCAAGAAACGCTAAGCAGTCAGGTTACCCTAAGTGTCAGCTTTGCAGAGAAAATGAAGGTTATTCAGGAAGACTTGATCATCCTGCAAGAGAGAATCACAGAATAATACCGGTTACAATCAATGACAGCAACTGGTTCTTCCAGTACTCACCTTATGTTTATTACAATGAGCACTGCATAGTTTTTAACTCACAGCATGTTCCGATGAAAATCGAGCATGCAACATTCTGCAAGCTTTTTGATTTTGTAAAGCAGTTCCCGCATTACTTCGTAGGATCAAACGCAGACCTTCCTATCGTAGGCGGATCAATCCTTTCACATGATCACTTCCAGGGTGGTCACTATGACTTTGCAATGGCCAAAGCTCAGGTAGAAAGAACCTTTACAGTTAAAGACTTTGAAGATGTAAACAGCGGAATCGTTAAGTGGCCAATGTCTGTTATCCGTTTATCAGCACCAGATACCGACAGGATCATAGCCCTTGCTGATAAGATACTTGAGTCATGGAGAGGCTACAGCGATGAGGCAGCATTTATCTTTGCAGAAACAGATGGAACACCTCACAATACCATCACACCAATCGCAAGAAAACGCGGCGACCTGTACGAACTTGATCTTGTTCTTCGCAATAACATAACGACAGAAGAACACCCTCTTGGTGTATATCATCCTCATGCACAGCTTCATCATATCAAGAAGGAGAATATCGGACTTATCGAGGTTATGGGACTTGCAGTTCTTCCTGCTCGTCTTAAGGATGAGATGAAGAGCCTCAAGGATGCGATTCTTTCAGGTAAGGATATCCGAGGGGATGAAGTACTTGAAAAGCATGCAGACTGGGTTGATGAGTTTTCTAAAAACTACGACAAGATCGATGCGACTAACATAGATACAGTTCTTCAGGACGAGATCGGTAAAGTATTCATGCACGTCCTTGAAGATGCAGGCGTTTATAAGCGTACTCCTGAAGGTCAGGAAGCATTCGACAGATTTGTAGCATCTTTATAA
- a CDS encoding 3'-5' exonuclease, whose protein sequence is MDALEIMFGKKSIADKIAESKHETEKDNMAYTKAMKKGVSTVQIKDTESVKEKLLKRYIAFDTETTGFSACNDRIIEIGAVLFENGKAVKSYGTLINAGKAVPPSASRVNHITNAMLAQAPLEKDAYPEFVKFLGDAISGETIICAHNASFDMRFLSATFERLGIDADIRFVDTLAMCKKCVTCTSDHKQPTMAAYFGIDQKDAHRAESDALVCGKIMVELLKMM, encoded by the coding sequence ATGGACGCACTTGAGATAATGTTTGGGAAGAAAAGTATTGCAGATAAGATTGCGGAAAGCAAGCATGAGACAGAAAAAGATAACATGGCTTATACAAAGGCTATGAAAAAAGGTGTTAGTACTGTTCAGATAAAAGATACAGAATCTGTTAAAGAGAAGCTTTTAAAGCGCTATATAGCTTTTGATACAGAGACGACAGGCTTTTCTGCTTGTAATGACAGGATCATAGAGATAGGTGCAGTTCTTTTTGAGAATGGAAAGGCTGTTAAGAGTTATGGCACCCTGATCAATGCGGGTAAGGCTGTTCCGCCGAGTGCTTCAAGGGTTAATCATATTACTAATGCTATGCTTGCGCAGGCGCCTTTAGAGAAAGATGCATATCCTGAGTTTGTGAAGTTCCTAGGAGATGCTATAAGTGGTGAAACTATTATATGTGCGCATAATGCAAGTTTTGATATGAGGTTTTTATCGGCTACATTTGAAAGGCTTGGGATTGATGCTGATATCAGATTTGTGGATACTCTTGCCATGTGCAAAAAGTGCGTGACTTGTACCAGTGATCATAAGCAGCCGACAATGGCAGCGTATTTTGGTATAGATCAAAAAGACGCACACAGAGCTGAGTCAGATGCTCTTGTGTGCGGCAAGATAATGGTTGAACTTTTGAAGATGATGTGA
- a CDS encoding cell wall hydrolase, with protein MKNLKRVLFMTTAMAYATAVLSFGEPIIARAEENATQDVSTDVTDVTENSSSAASTDQGAAQTDSSAAASSADGAQEEAQELSPEEQAALEIAAIMAADPIGYDYEFTMEEIVLMANVVYREARGSFNGQVAVAEVIMNRVQSPAYPNTIQGVLSQKNQFSTYSWASGRSAEETSPDMINLCLKVLSGEYSYLNNPNVLSFKRNDGSQTFYGKTLYTIIDNQAFYSI; from the coding sequence ATGAAGAACTTAAAAAGAGTATTGTTTATGACAACTGCTATGGCTTATGCCACTGCGGTGCTTTCTTTTGGTGAGCCTATCATAGCCCGCGCAGAAGAAAACGCGACACAAGATGTGTCAACTGACGTAACAGATGTAACAGAAAATTCTTCAAGTGCTGCAAGCACAGACCAGGGTGCAGCACAGACTGATTCAAGTGCAGCAGCATCATCTGCAGATGGTGCACAGGAAGAAGCTCAGGAGCTTTCACCTGAAGAGCAGGCTGCATTAGAGATTGCTGCAATAATGGCAGCAGATCCAATCGGATATGATTATGAGTTTACAATGGAAGAAATCGTCCTTATGGCCAATGTTGTATATAGAGAGGCTAGAGGATCATTTAACGGACAGGTCGCAGTTGCGGAAGTAATCATGAACCGTGTGCAGTCCCCAGCCTATCCTAATACGATCCAGGGTGTTCTTTCACAGAAAAATCAGTTTTCAACTTATTCATGGGCTAGCGGCAGAAGCGCCGAAGAGACAAGCCCTGATATGATTAATCTTTGCCTTAAGGTTTTAAGCGGAGAGTACTCATATCTCAATAACCCCAATGTTCTTTCTTTCAAAAGAAATGACGGAAGCCAGACTTTCTACGGAAAGACACTTTATACAATAATTGATAATCAGGCTTTTTATTCTATCTGA
- a CDS encoding serine hydrolase — MLTFDTKECISTIWEKIKKAGLLTGGSGSIHSLLADQNGSRIFEEYAYPYNSSKMHRMFSITKSFTSLAIGFLIEEGKLALDDRIVTFFPEYEPEDGFHPYLSNMTIQDMLCMQTCHTSTTYQFHGNLNWVRSFFVTPPSHRSGKVFKYDTSSAHTLAALVKKLSGVGVLDYLRTKIPAEYLFSKDAYIIKDPFGDEIGGSGLMCYPEDLLIVGRFVMNELLKDAAKEDIATAFGKGKSGDFLKEAVSFKTPNVQTGQVTDERQGYGYMFWRIRGGFCMYGMGGQYVLFYPQYNLVIVTTADLQNIKGGTQPLLDIIHDTLLDYASDFEKYEKSIYDTLKVKPKYSKLYHIYKIHENSSDFESVRLGYKSENESGCGEGDAKGLLAIKQKSSGGSIDYVIPFDFHKEAEGKLPLIDPKTMRLLSDTTGEVPFVSKACWISEDTLYIELGLVGEEVGSIHITLNISDTNLTVQMKKVVEARFEDFNGFFEGEP; from the coding sequence ATGCTCACTTTCGATACAAAAGAATGTATCAGTACCATTTGGGAAAAAATAAAAAAAGCGGGTCTATTAACAGGTGGAAGCGGTAGCATTCACAGCCTTCTTGCCGATCAGAATGGAAGCAGGATCTTTGAAGAGTATGCATATCCATACAACAGCAGCAAGATGCACAGGATGTTCTCTATAACTAAATCCTTCACATCACTTGCCATAGGCTTTCTAATAGAAGAAGGGAAACTTGCGCTTGACGACAGGATCGTGACTTTTTTCCCGGAATATGAACCTGAAGACGGCTTTCATCCTTATCTTTCAAATATGACGATTCAGGACATGCTCTGCATGCAGACTTGTCATACATCAACCACCTACCAGTTTCATGGAAATCTGAACTGGGTAAGGAGCTTTTTTGTCACACCTCCATCTCACAGAAGTGGCAAGGTGTTTAAGTATGACACATCATCAGCGCATACCCTTGCAGCACTGGTAAAAAAGCTTTCCGGAGTAGGCGTCCTTGATTATCTTAGAACTAAAATTCCTGCAGAATATCTTTTTTCAAAAGATGCATATATCATAAAGGATCCCTTTGGCGATGAAATTGGCGGATCAGGTCTTATGTGTTATCCTGAGGACCTTCTGATAGTCGGCAGATTCGTGATGAATGAGCTTTTGAAAGATGCTGCAAAAGAGGACATAGCTACAGCTTTTGGTAAAGGGAAAAGCGGAGACTTTCTGAAAGAAGCTGTAAGCTTTAAAACACCTAATGTTCAGACGGGTCAGGTTACAGATGAGCGCCAGGGATATGGATATATGTTCTGGCGCATAAGAGGCGGCTTTTGCATGTATGGAATGGGGGGACAGTATGTACTTTTTTACCCCCAATACAATCTTGTGATAGTGACTACTGCTGATCTTCAGAATATAAAAGGTGGAACTCAGCCACTTCTTGATATTATCCATGATACGCTTTTGGACTATGCTTCTGATTTTGAAAAGTATGAAAAAAGTATATATGATACACTTAAAGTGAAACCGAAATACAGTAAGCTGTATCATATTTATAAAATACATGAAAACAGTTCTGATTTTGAGTCTGTTCGTCTTGGATATAAGTCTGAAAATGAATCAGGATGTGGAGAGGGTGATGCAAAGGGACTGCTTGCTATAAAGCAGAAGTCTTCAGGTGGTAGCATTGATTACGTCATTCCTTTTGATTTTCACAAAGAGGCAGAAGGAAAGCTCCCTCTTATAGATCCAAAGACAATGAGGCTGTTAAGTGATACAACAGGAGAGGTTCCTTTTGTGTCTAAAGCATGTTGGATCAGCGAGGATACCCTCTATATCGAGCTTGGACTTGTGGGAGAAGAAGTTGGTTCAATTCATATAACTTTGAATATATCAGACACAAACCTTACGGTTCAGATGAAAAAAGTAGTTGAAGCAAGGTTTGAAGACTTTAATGGATTCTTTGAGGGTGAGCCATGA
- a CDS encoding galactokinase, producing the protein MIDQEMKQAVLDGFAKEFGDNEGVKCYFAPGRVNLIGEHTDYNGGHVFPCALTIGTYAAARKRTDRVMRFVSLNFDGSRRETSLDDLVPNDPKAGWTNYPKGVVWAFEKRGMKLETGFDMVIIGNIPNGSGLSSSASLEVLTGFAVRDMYGFDVTNQDLALIGQDAENNFNGCNCGIMDQFASAMGKKDNAIFLDTADLSFDYAPIHLDGMKIVVTNTNKKHKLTDSQYNARRSACEHALSQMQTVCDIKGLGDLSIEEFEAHKDAITDDDERVKARHAVYENQRTLDAVAALKAGDLEKFGQLMNASHVSLRDDYDVTGIELDTLAEEAWKVDGVIGSRMTGGGFGGCTVSIVKDEAIDDFKEKVGKAYKDKIGYDCTFYIVSIGDGPRVIE; encoded by the coding sequence ATGATCGATCAGGAAATGAAACAGGCCGTTCTTGACGGCTTTGCAAAAGAATTTGGTGACAACGAAGGCGTTAAGTGCTACTTTGCACCAGGCCGAGTAAATCTTATCGGAGAACATACAGACTATAACGGCGGCCATGTATTCCCATGTGCTCTCACAATTGGAACATACGCTGCTGCAAGAAAGAGAACTGACCGCGTAATGCGTTTCGTATCTCTTAACTTTGACGGTTCAAGACGCGAGACATCCCTTGATGACCTTGTACCAAACGATCCCAAGGCAGGTTGGACCAACTATCCAAAGGGCGTTGTATGGGCTTTTGAAAAAAGAGGAATGAAGCTCGAAACAGGCTTTGATATGGTAATCATCGGCAACATTCCTAACGGTTCAGGCCTTTCTTCATCAGCTTCTCTTGAAGTACTCACAGGCTTTGCTGTTCGTGATATGTACGGCTTTGATGTAACTAATCAGGATCTTGCTCTTATCGGACAGGATGCAGAGAACAATTTCAATGGTTGCAACTGCGGAATAATGGATCAGTTCGCATCTGCTATGGGCAAAAAAGATAACGCTATTTTCCTTGACACAGCAGATCTTTCTTTTGATTATGCACCGATCCATCTTGATGGAATGAAGATCGTAGTTACTAATACTAACAAGAAGCATAAGCTCACAGATTCTCAGTATAATGCAAGAAGAAGTGCCTGCGAGCACGCTCTTTCACAGATGCAGACAGTATGTGACATTAAGGGGCTTGGAGATCTTTCTATTGAAGAGTTCGAAGCTCACAAGGATGCTATCACAGATGATGATGAAAGAGTTAAAGCAAGGCATGCAGTATATGAGAACCAGCGTACACTTGATGCAGTTGCTGCTCTTAAGGCAGGCGATCTTGAGAAGTTTGGTCAGCTCATGAATGCTTCTCACGTATCTCTTCGCGATGACTATGACGTAACAGGTATCGAGCTTGATACACTTGCTGAGGAAGCATGGAAGGTTGACGGTGTCATCGGATCACGTATGACAGGCGGCGGATTTGGAGGCTGCACAGTATCAATCGTCAAGGACGAAGCAATTGATGACTTCAAGGAAAAAGTTGGCAAGGCATACAAGGACAAGATTGGTTATGATTGCACATTCTATATCGTATCAATAGGCGACGGCCCAAGAGTTATAGAGTGA
- a CDS encoding MATE family efflux transporter: MARTKNIDMTQGPILKELVLFALPLLLGNAFQQLYNTVDSVIVGQFVGSASLAAVTSTAMIINTLVGLFVGFSTGSSVIISQFFGAKKDDMLQKAIHTALTTTFIMGIIFMIMGYFITPPLLVLMRTDANVMNPATVYLRIYFMGILGLMFYNMTSAILRAVGDSVRPLIFLIITSILNIILDLLFVIGFKMGVAGVAYATVISQFVSAFMGMFVLMRSKENYGVSLQKMHIDPKILRKIFAVGLPAGFQMAIISFSNVFVQSYINSFGANSTAGWGVYGRIDAFVMLPLQSIALANTTFTGQNAGARNPDRIKQGIRVSLLLAVIITVVICALEYAAAPYIIRLFTSDEAVMKFGIIFIRCNCMFDFFCCFNQMHAGVLRGIGDAAAPMVIMIFSFVLFRQIYLYTITRLTSSIYPVSLSFPVGWIMCSLLMLIYFRLSHWERRISPN; the protein is encoded by the coding sequence ATGGCTAGGACGAAAAATATCGATATGACCCAAGGACCAATCCTTAAGGAGCTGGTCCTTTTTGCATTACCTCTTTTACTTGGTAATGCCTTTCAGCAGCTTTATAACACAGTAGACAGCGTAATAGTGGGACAATTTGTAGGCTCCGCTTCACTTGCGGCTGTTACAAGTACCGCTATGATAATAAATACACTTGTAGGTCTTTTTGTAGGATTTTCTACAGGTTCATCCGTTATCATATCCCAGTTTTTTGGAGCCAAAAAAGATGACATGCTTCAAAAAGCTATCCACACTGCCCTGACAACAACTTTTATAATGGGCATCATATTCATGATCATGGGATATTTCATTACACCACCACTTCTCGTACTCATGAGAACTGATGCTAATGTTATGAATCCTGCAACCGTATACCTTAGAATTTATTTTATGGGAATCCTGGGGCTGATGTTCTACAACATGACATCAGCTATATTAAGGGCTGTAGGAGATTCTGTAAGACCTCTTATCTTCCTTATCATTACAAGTATCCTTAACATTATCCTGGATCTTTTATTTGTTATAGGTTTTAAGATGGGAGTTGCAGGTGTTGCTTATGCAACAGTCATATCCCAGTTTGTATCAGCATTTATGGGTATGTTCGTACTTATGCGTTCCAAAGAAAACTACGGCGTATCTCTACAAAAGATGCATATAGATCCAAAGATCCTTAGAAAAATATTTGCAGTAGGCCTTCCTGCTGGTTTTCAGATGGCTATAATCAGCTTTTCCAACGTATTCGTTCAAAGCTATATCAACAGCTTTGGAGCTAACTCTACCGCAGGCTGGGGGGTATACGGAAGAATTGATGCCTTCGTTATGCTTCCACTGCAGAGCATAGCCCTTGCAAATACCACCTTCACCGGCCAGAACGCCGGAGCAAGGAACCCTGACCGTATTAAACAGGGTATACGCGTTTCACTTCTTCTTGCCGTTATCATCACCGTTGTTATCTGCGCCCTGGAATACGCCGCGGCGCCTTACATAATTCGCTTATTTACAAGCGATGAAGCCGTTATGAAGTTTGGCATCATCTTCATCAGATGCAATTGTATGTTCGATTTCTTCTGCTGTTTTAACCAGATGCATGCAGGTGTACTTAGAGGTATCGGCGACGCAGCTGCTCCTATGGTAATAATGATATTCAGCTTTGTTTTGTTCAGGCAGATATATCTGTATACCATAACAAGGCTCACATCTTCAATATACCCTGTAAGCCTCTCATTCCCTGTTGGCTGGATCATGTGCAGTCTTCTCATGCTCATATATTTCAGACTAAGTCATTGGGAAAGAAGAATCAGTCCAAACTAA
- a CDS encoding nucleoside hydrolase, which yields MKKSWVAVLGIIILIANTIKVPVVEAKEPSDTLSDYRDIFKDALNEAKQEVGPEEDYSGMTDQEIQEAKEQKEAEDNKAREEAQEEVENIQDDLKQEQAQTGPVGIILDVDMSTDIDDVTAVRIAQELEYQGLCHIIGFAYCSKNPSGNNIKAAEGIMDYAGLTTVPVSKAAVSYEYGGNGDYWGVLWQYKTTNHPVYDNAVTMYKEVLSSYNGKIRIVTTGFLTNIRELLKDPEGFELVKNKVDAIYITGGEYQGLCYNLSYDDTRIGSTDYVTRNSPVPLYFTMDVLGAIRCGGHLTKIDTANSDILSKAYAQFGLEDGQSYGNCDGTAVYCAVTQDTSYGGYFVAVPCNFSINFNNGGVITQTRSDAYTGIYMLEATYAKDKYELYGSSTYTNLFDSLLEADYLRRHQ from the coding sequence ATGAAGAAATCCTGGGTTGCTGTTCTCGGAATTATCATCTTAATAGCAAACACCATAAAAGTTCCTGTAGTGGAGGCAAAGGAGCCGTCAGACACCTTGTCGGATTACAGGGATATATTTAAAGACGCCTTAAATGAAGCAAAGCAGGAAGTCGGGCCGGAAGAAGATTATAGCGGCATGACAGATCAGGAGATTCAGGAGGCCAAAGAGCAGAAGGAAGCAGAAGATAATAAAGCCCGCGAAGAAGCCCAGGAAGAAGTTGAAAATATTCAGGATGATCTAAAACAGGAGCAGGCACAGACTGGACCTGTGGGCATTATTCTGGATGTTGACATGTCTACAGATATTGATGATGTTACAGCAGTGCGAATAGCGCAGGAGCTTGAGTATCAGGGTCTGTGCCATATCATAGGTTTTGCCTATTGTTCCAAAAATCCATCCGGTAATAATATAAAAGCTGCTGAAGGAATCATGGATTATGCAGGACTTACAACAGTGCCTGTATCCAAGGCAGCAGTATCTTACGAGTATGGCGGCAATGGTGACTACTGGGGAGTTTTGTGGCAGTACAAAACGACAAACCACCCTGTGTACGACAATGCGGTGACTATGTACAAGGAGGTACTGTCTTCTTACAACGGCAAGATCCGCATAGTAACTACAGGTTTTTTGACTAACATAAGAGAACTTCTGAAAGATCCGGAAGGGTTTGAGCTTGTCAAAAATAAAGTGGATGCGATCTATATTACAGGTGGAGAGTATCAGGGGCTTTGCTACAACCTGTCTTACGATGACACGCGGATAGGATCTACTGATTATGTAACAAGAAACAGCCCTGTTCCTTTATATTTCACTATGGACGTACTTGGTGCCATAAGATGCGGCGGTCACCTGACCAAGATCGATACGGCCAATAGCGATATCCTGTCTAAAGCCTACGCCCAGTTTGGCCTTGAGGATGGCCAGAGCTACGGCAACTGTGACGGTACGGCAGTATACTGTGCTGTAACACAGGACACCAGCTATGGCGGATACTTCGTGGCTGTTCCCTGCAATTTCTCCATTAACTTTAATAACGGCGGTGTGATAACCCAGACAAGGAGCGATGCCTACACAGGTATCTATATGCTTGAAGCAACATATGCCAAGGATAAGTATGAGCTTTACGGATCATCTACCTACACCAATCTTTTTGATTCACTTTTGGAAGCTGATTATTTAAGGAGACATCAGTGA
- the trmL gene encoding tRNA (uridine(34)/cytosine(34)/5-carboxymethylaminomethyluridine(34)-2'-O)-methyltransferase TrmL, with protein MMNIVLFEPEIPYNTGNIGRTCVATNTKLHLIEPLGFSLDQKEIKRAGLDYWPKLNYEVYKSFDDFMEKNNHPKVWMATTKAHKVYSDVTYGSDDYIMFGPESRGIPEEILVDHEEECVRIPMFEDTRSINLCNSAAIVLFEALRQNHFEGLNLSGELHKLHWND; from the coding sequence ATTATGAATATTGTTTTATTTGAACCAGAAATCCCATACAACACAGGTAACATAGGAAGAACCTGCGTTGCAACCAATACAAAGCTCCACCTTATAGAGCCCCTCGGCTTTAGCCTTGATCAGAAAGAGATCAAACGCGCCGGCCTCGATTACTGGCCCAAGCTCAACTACGAAGTATATAAAAGCTTTGATGATTTTATGGAAAAAAATAACCATCCAAAAGTATGGATGGCTACCACTAAGGCACATAAAGTATATTCCGATGTTACATATGGCTCTGACGATTACATAATGTTCGGTCCCGAAAGCAGAGGAATCCCTGAAGAGATCCTTGTAGATCACGAAGAAGAATGTGTCCGTATCCCCATGTTCGAAGATACCAGATCCATAAATCTTTGTAACTCAGCAGCTATCGTTTTATTTGAAGCCCTCCGCCAGAACCACTTCGAAGGTCTTAACCTCAGCGGAGAACTCCACAAACTTCACTGGAACGACTAA